One region of Diabrotica undecimpunctata isolate CICGRU chromosome 6, icDiaUnde3, whole genome shotgun sequence genomic DNA includes:
- the LOC140444064 gene encoding uncharacterized protein, producing MNTLLLASVFCAIFAIGLTVPVLTGTGPSFDVVDGQCDNVTRDDLVRQEQVDKGGFPLVTKQADVEWLGDVTKVIYCVQALSSQDPSVGSTAEITSGGVGHDFVNVHLKSKKGGSLRYDVEVYARAK from the exons ATGAATACTTTGTTGCTAGCTTCAGTCTTCTGCGCCATCTTCGCCATCGGTCTTACCGTACCTGTTCTCACAGGTACAGGTCCATCTTTCGACGTTGTCGATGGACAATGCGACAATGTCACCAGAGACGATTTGGTCCGCCAAGAGCAAGTAGACAAGGGTGGTTTTCCACTTGTTACCAAACAAGCTGAT GTTGAGTGGTTAGGAGATGTTACGAAAGTAATTTACTGCGTTCAAGCTCTTAGCTCCCAAGACCCCAGCGTTGGATCCACAGCTGAAATTACATCTGGTGGAGTTGGCCATGATTTCGTAAACGTACATTTGAAATCTAAGAAAGGTGGATCCCTCAGGTACGACGTTGAAGTTTACGCCAGAGcaaagtaa
- the nmdyn-D7 gene encoding nucleoside diphosphate kinase homolog 7 isoform X1, with product MATSKMAQQNYDYNDKLVFLGEWYDYDSSYQKKFIISYYPYDNTIEIYDKEAKKMYLKRTKLDDLRMEDMFVGNTVRIYSRQIKITGYADCRTQKYVGKLREKTLVVLKPTVIDKLGIVINIIQENQFHISKLKMCHLSRKEALDFYERMKGDTVLPFILENIVSGPIVAMELIGENAVDRLQTLMGPVDPVEARKTAPQSLRAVHGHDSRATNGFHGAYTVEEGMLESAFFFSTNDVTPSPTVKLENSTCCVIKPHAIQEGKLGHIISTISNSHFKITGAQMLYLTSANADEFLEVYKGVVSDYHALLLSFLDGPCVVLEISGKNNEMNVHDEFRKFAGPADTDIAKQIRPNSLRAQFGCDKYKNAVHCTDLPEDTVLELDYLFKVLKDG from the exons ATGGCAACAAG CAAAATGGCACAACAGAACTATGACTACAATGACAAACTGGTTTTCCTTGGCGAATGGTATGATTACGATTCCTCCTACCAAAAAAAATTCATCATTAGTTACTACCCATATGACAATACCATCGAGATCTACGACAAGGAAGCGAAAAAAATGTATTTGAAACGCACCAAACTCGACGATCTGCGCATGGAGGACATGTTTGTCGGTAACACTGTGCGAATTTATAGTAGACAGATCAAAATAACCGGTTATGCGGATTGTCGCACGCAGAAGTATGTAGGAAAGTTAAGAGAAAAGACATTGGTGGTTTTAAAACCGACAGTGATTGATAAACTGGGAATAGTTATTAATATAATCCAGGAGAATCAGTTTCATATATCCAAACTAAAAATGTGCCATCTAAGTAGGAAAGAGGCTTTAGATTTTTACGAAAGAATGAAGGGAGACACAGTTCTGccatttattttagaaaatatagtTTCTGGACCAATTGTTGCTATGGAACTGATAGGAGAAAATGCCGTAGATCGATTGCAGACGCTAATGGGACCAGTAGATCCCGTGGAAGCTAGGAAAACAGCACCTCAAAGTCTTAGAGCCGTACACGGTCACGACAGTAGAGCTACTAACGGCTTTCACGGTGCCTATACAGTTGAAGAAGGAATGTTAGAATcagctttcttcttttctacgAACGATGTGACACCATCACCCACAGTCAAGTTGGAAAATAGTACATGTTGCGTTATAAAGCCTCATGCGATCCAGGAAGGAAAACTTGGGCATATAATTTCAACAATATCCAATTCCCATTTTAAAATCACGGGTGCCCAGATGCTCTATTTGACGAGTGCTAATGCTGATGAATTTCTGGAGGTATATAAAGGAGTGGTCAGCGATTATCACGCACTACTGTTAAGTTTTCTggatggtccatgtgttgttctggAAATATCGGGTAAAAACAATGAAATGAACGTTCACGATGAGTTTAGGAAGTTTGCCGGGCCAGCTGATACCGATATAGCTAAACAAATCCGTCCTAATTCTTTAAGAGCTCAATTTGGTTGTGATAAATACAAAAACGCAGTGCATTGTACGGACTTACCTGAAGATACGGTGTTAGAACTTGACTATCTTTTTAAAGTACTTAAAGATGGTTAA
- the nmdyn-D7 gene encoding nucleoside diphosphate kinase homolog 7 isoform X2: MAQQNYDYNDKLVFLGEWYDYDSSYQKKFIISYYPYDNTIEIYDKEAKKMYLKRTKLDDLRMEDMFVGNTVRIYSRQIKITGYADCRTQKYVGKLREKTLVVLKPTVIDKLGIVINIIQENQFHISKLKMCHLSRKEALDFYERMKGDTVLPFILENIVSGPIVAMELIGENAVDRLQTLMGPVDPVEARKTAPQSLRAVHGHDSRATNGFHGAYTVEEGMLESAFFFSTNDVTPSPTVKLENSTCCVIKPHAIQEGKLGHIISTISNSHFKITGAQMLYLTSANADEFLEVYKGVVSDYHALLLSFLDGPCVVLEISGKNNEMNVHDEFRKFAGPADTDIAKQIRPNSLRAQFGCDKYKNAVHCTDLPEDTVLELDYLFKVLKDG, translated from the coding sequence ATGGCACAACAGAACTATGACTACAATGACAAACTGGTTTTCCTTGGCGAATGGTATGATTACGATTCCTCCTACCAAAAAAAATTCATCATTAGTTACTACCCATATGACAATACCATCGAGATCTACGACAAGGAAGCGAAAAAAATGTATTTGAAACGCACCAAACTCGACGATCTGCGCATGGAGGACATGTTTGTCGGTAACACTGTGCGAATTTATAGTAGACAGATCAAAATAACCGGTTATGCGGATTGTCGCACGCAGAAGTATGTAGGAAAGTTAAGAGAAAAGACATTGGTGGTTTTAAAACCGACAGTGATTGATAAACTGGGAATAGTTATTAATATAATCCAGGAGAATCAGTTTCATATATCCAAACTAAAAATGTGCCATCTAAGTAGGAAAGAGGCTTTAGATTTTTACGAAAGAATGAAGGGAGACACAGTTCTGccatttattttagaaaatatagtTTCTGGACCAATTGTTGCTATGGAACTGATAGGAGAAAATGCCGTAGATCGATTGCAGACGCTAATGGGACCAGTAGATCCCGTGGAAGCTAGGAAAACAGCACCTCAAAGTCTTAGAGCCGTACACGGTCACGACAGTAGAGCTACTAACGGCTTTCACGGTGCCTATACAGTTGAAGAAGGAATGTTAGAATcagctttcttcttttctacgAACGATGTGACACCATCACCCACAGTCAAGTTGGAAAATAGTACATGTTGCGTTATAAAGCCTCATGCGATCCAGGAAGGAAAACTTGGGCATATAATTTCAACAATATCCAATTCCCATTTTAAAATCACGGGTGCCCAGATGCTCTATTTGACGAGTGCTAATGCTGATGAATTTCTGGAGGTATATAAAGGAGTGGTCAGCGATTATCACGCACTACTGTTAAGTTTTCTggatggtccatgtgttgttctggAAATATCGGGTAAAAACAATGAAATGAACGTTCACGATGAGTTTAGGAAGTTTGCCGGGCCAGCTGATACCGATATAGCTAAACAAATCCGTCCTAATTCTTTAAGAGCTCAATTTGGTTGTGATAAATACAAAAACGCAGTGCATTGTACGGACTTACCTGAAGATACGGTGTTAGAACTTGACTATCTTTTTAAAGTACTTAAAGATGGTTAA
- the LOC140444664 gene encoding methyltransferase-like protein 25B, translating to MSLPSIYSASADYFKDALDFLNKYQWLYNYPNTHILVKDILTNFPSDWCEYFQQLPNDELNNLPLKTLKNSPPSLQELINDINKLKPNLKSQDFKHEDDIFSHNCCLSNKKRHEIVILAPVIDQISKKVEADLIVDIGSGLGYLSHHLHSKYKHKVLGIECSKQYVVQAYKMQQKIYPHCKNEVQFVDHYIDAQSAEKITSLVKETFTDFDPKSVSLVGLHACADLSVTVLDLFSQLERVKSLVIMPCCYHRLKLKEEQADKEYFHNFPISTVFKDIFNKAIGEYFLRRPFLRLACQQASRNFCSMSQKEHVEHSTNLMFRCVLQLVAESENLDIKRLKRKSTTDTSTIDIEDYLNHLPSTHQLKPRNSKDNQISITDEIFLNKMREKWNEYKDKCFLLEILTGLQASLQNVCENIVLLDRVEYLKEKGFEARVQKITDDLVSPRCYALIVTK from the exons ATGAGCTTACCGTCCATATACTCGGCATCTGCCGATTATTTCAAAGATGCATtagattttctaaataaatatcAGTGGTTATATAATTATCCAAATACGCATATTCTCGTAAAAGACATCTTGACAAATTTTCCGAGTGATTGGTGCGAGTATTTTCAACAATTGCCAAACGATGAATTGAATAATCTGCCGTTGAAAACATTAAAG AATTCACCTCCCAGTCTCCAAGAACTTATTAATGATATTAATAAACTAAAACCAAACTTGAAAAGCCAAGATTTTAAACACGAAGATGACATATTTTCACACAACTGTTGTTTGAGTAACAAAAAACGACACGAAATAGTTATATTAGCTCCAGTAATCGATCAAATATCTAAAAAAGTTGAAGCTGATCTGATCGTAGATATTGGTTCTGGTTTG GGTTATCTCTCACATCATTTACATTCCAAATACAAACACAAAGTACTAGGCATCGAATGTTCCAAGCAGTATGTAGTTCAGGCCTATAAAATGCAACAAAAGATATACCCACATTGCAAAAATGAAGTACAGTTTGTAGATCACTATATCGACGCACAATCTGCTGAGAAGATAACATCTCTAGTAAAAGAAACTTTCACTGATTTTGACCCCAAGTCGGTCTCTTTGGTTGGTCTCCACGCATGTGCAGACCTTAGCGTAACAGTCTTGGATCTGTTTAGTCAATTGGAGCGCGTCAAAAGCTTAGTAATTATGCCGTGTTGCTATCACAGACTTAAATTAAAAGAGGAACAGGCTGACAAAGAATACTTTCATAATTTCCCTATTAGCActgtttttaaagatatttttaataaagctaTTGGTGAATATTTTCTAAGAAGACCCTTTTTGAGATTAGCTTGCCAACAAGCTTCTAGAAACTTTTGTAGTATGTCTCAAAAAGAACATGTGGAGCATTCTACAAATCTAATGTTTCGCTGTGTACTACAGTTGGTTGCAGAATCAG aaAACTTAGATATCAAACGTCTTAAACGAAAATCAACAACAGACACGTCAACTATAGACATCGAAGACTACTTGAATCATCTACCAAGTACACATCAACTGAAACCACGCAACTCAAAAGATAATCAGATAAGTATTACTGATGAGATATTCTTGAATAAAATGCGTGAAAAGTGGAATGAGTACAAAGACAAATGTTTTTTGTTGGAGATTTTAACGGGACTTCAAGCTTCTTTACAAAATGTATGTGAAAACATTGTTTTACTAGACAGGGTGGAATATTTGAAGGAAAAAGGATTCGAAGCTCGCGTACAAAAAATTACTGATGATTTAGTGTCACCTCGATGTTATGCACTGATAGTTACAAAGTAG